Within Dictyostelium discoideum AX4 chromosome 4 chromosome, whole genome shotgun sequence, the genomic segment taaaaaaaaaaaaaaaaatagtaaaaaaaaatcttactGGTTAGCACTTAAGCCTCCGTGACTTTGGTTAGAATCTTGGTCTGCCCGCGAATTAATGTGgtcaaaaaataaacacaCTGGATATTACTCGGATAGAATTTCGGAATTTATCTATCAATAAAAACCtttaacaataaaattaattcaaagtTGATCATCAAACTATTTATAGAATAGAATATATCCAATTGTTTAATAAAGGAGACATATATTATGaaatatcaattgaattattattatattacaaAAGACtagttaatttaattaaagacAAAGAAGTTATTAAACACAAGAAATTCTTGAACtcaactaataatattattctATTTGAAGGAGAAACATATATTAATCCACAAGAagatttaactttttatttaaataataagtTAATTACTGCTCTCTTAATAGTTGGAATTGGAAATATTTTCGATTATTGGTAATGCAACTGATGGTTGGTATGTTATTGGatcttcttcatttttaCTATACTCCCCTGAAACTTTTGGTACTGGAAGCATTGTGGTTGTTGGTACTGGAAGCATTGAGGATTATGgcattaaatcattatcttctctattattactattatcctctgacattattattattattatgatttggTGACTACCAAATCgtattgtattatttatagataaaactattaaaatttataaatcggCGACCCTTTGAcctatattttttattgttgtaTATGTATCTTGCTCTTTTTGAATTAGAAGAATTGgcaaaaaaacaataaaattattaaatttaattattaaacccCTTTTACATttaaaccaaataataaaatttaataaatttattaaaacccTTTTTTAcactttaaattaaataaattgatatttatgagattaaataaaatttatgataaataataaaatatttttgataaaCAGTATGttactaaataaataaatatacttatgaatttaaactatttagAGAATTTGTTGTGTTTAAAAACTAAGGGTGGTTGGGTGTAAAAATTTCCGCAATTAGGTTGAgaaaagtaattttatgTTGCGCTGGGTTGTccctctcttttttttttttttttctttaattattttattttctacaAGACTCCCCttattaaaaacattttataataaaaaaaaatatttactatataccaaaaaaaaaatattccagtattctatttttataactATATTTTACTTGGATCgcgaaacaaaaaaaaaaataaaataaaataaaataaaataaaataaaataaaataaaataaaaaataagattttaaagtttttttttattttcaattattatttgatcaattttatcaataattgaaTGAATTGCTAAAGTACCAGGAGTATTTGGATGATCACAAATTGAACAAACCCCATTTTCAGCTGATTTACCTAAATTTGTATCTATTGGAATTTTGCCAAGGAATGGAATATTAAATTGTTCTGCCAACTTTTTACCACCATCAGATTTGAAAATTTCTGTTACTTCATCACAACATGGACATACAAAACCAgataaattttcaatgatACCTATGATTGGTACATTTAATTGACGACATAATgaaatctctttttttacaGTATCACAAGAGAGATCTTGTGGAGTGGTGACCAATACTGCACCATCGGGATTACAAGATTTTAGAGAATTGATAATGGAGAGATGTTCATCACTTGTGCCTGGTGGCGTATCGATGATGAGATAATCTTGTTTACCCCAAAATGTATCTTTAAGGAATCTACGAATCATTGTGGTCTTTCTTGGACCTTTCCAAATTACAGGTGCATCAGGGGTACCCAATAAAAAACCAACAGACATGACTTTAATATCATGATTTGCTTGTTGCACCTTTGGTGGAATCCAACCATACTctgaatttataatttgcAATTTATCAACACCCATTAGCTTTGGAATTGACGGACCGCAAATATCAACATCTAATACAGATACTTTGGTGGTGTTATTATTTCTCTTTGAAAAACCATATGATAACAAGGATGAAACTGTTGATTTACCAACACCACCCTTTGATGACATTACCAAtatcttatttttaataactttCATTCTAATTTCAATACTCTTTTTATCAGGATTATCAGCTTGTGATTTACATGCATTTTGACCTGGACAACTTGAACAAATTGCTTCTGATCCTGCTAATGGTGTATCTGAAGGACATCCAACTGATgctttaataatattacctTCAATTATTGTTGCACCACttgataaaatatttgaatcatcttttatttgtttatttgttgttgttgttgttgtcgttgATTCTGATTTACAACATGATGATGATCCACTTTTTTCACTACCTCCACAACAACctgatttttgtttttcttcaactttattattattattactactacaacatgaagatgatgatttattttcatttcctCCACAACAActtgatttttgtttttcttcaaatttattattattaccactacaacatgatgatgatgatttactttcaccaccactacaacaacttgatttttgtttttcttcaactttattactactactacaacatgatgatgatgatgatgatttattttcaCCAGCACTGCAACAAGTGGATTTTGGctttaatgatgatgttaTTGTTTGAGAATCATCAGAATCTTGTTGTATTATAATTgaagttgttttttttggtggTTGAACaacaacttttttaaaattattgccAATATCTTCTAAATTATCACTACCATTTCCACAACCtgacatttttatttttatatttgtttaatattaattttcttacttttttttaaatgtttttattttttttttttaaaaaaaaaaaaatctggtcagtttttttttttttcacactAACcagatattaatattaaaaaaaaaaaaataaaaaaaaaataaaataaaaatgaaaaaaaattaaatttcattattttcatttaaaaaaaaaacaattgtaaaATCAGGTCGCCTCGGTTCTGAACCATATGAAAAATAAGATAAACCATATGGATAGAAatagagaaagagaaagagacaGAGATAGGGATATCATAGATAGAAATAGTGAAAAAGACAGAGACagagatagagatagagaCAGAGATAGATATTTTGAAAAGGATTTAAAAAGAGATAGATCTCCACCTAGAAATTACAATTCAAATAACTACAAATCATTTAAACAAGATAAACCATATGATAGATATAGTGATAgggataaagataaagatagaTATGCTAATAGATATAATGAAGACAGAAACTTTGAtagatataataataatttgaaaaatagaGATGATTTTCATAATAAAGATTATAAATCTTATGAAGTATCTAGTGATAGTAAATCATTTTCCAGAGAATATGATAAATTACCCAGAGATACTAATTTCAACAATAAAGAAGATAATTACAACGAAAAATCTAAACATCTATTACAAgataaaaactataaaaatcaaaaaccaaTCTCCAATCATACACTCGATTTAAAAAGAGATAGAaatggtttaaataataataataataataataataataataataataataataataataataataataataataataataataataataataataataataataataataataataataattataataataaaagtaattgtaatgataaattttcatttaaagaaCGAATTTCAACTAGTGCCGaatatagaaaaaaagattcatttaataataaaaaaagttttactAATGGAAAATTTAACAAGTCTTCAAgggtatgttttttttttttttttatgttttttggtagttattttattatattaacttttttttaaaaaaaaaaaaaaaaaaaaaaaaattataaccaGGATGGTAAAAATCGATATTCAAATAGCTACCAAAACaaagattcaaataaatcattaatttggAAACATGATAAATTTGTACCTGTaattattgaaataatttttgataaaaaaaaaaaaaaaaataataaaataataatactaatttaatatcaacaTAAATTaggatgaaaataataaaccattaaGTAAAAATAGTGGTAATGAAGAATacttaaataataaagaaacatacaattgtaaaattaacgataaaaatcaaaacaaaactaattataatagtgatagtgataatgataatgctGACCATAGTTATGATCATCATGATGATGAAGGTGTcgatgatga encodes:
- a CDS encoding nucleotide binding protein 1-like protein; the protein is MSGCGNGSDNLEDIGNNFKKVVVQPPKKTTSIIIQQDSDDSQTITSSLKPKSTCCSAGENKSSSSSSCCSSSNKVEEKQKSSCCSGGESKSSSSCCSGNNNKFEEKQKSSCCGGNENKSSSSCCSSNNNNKVEEKQKSGCCGGSEKSGSSSCCKSESTTTTTTTNKQIKDDSNILSSGATIIEGNIIKASVGCPSDTPLAGSEAICSSCPGQNACKSQADNPDKKSIEIRMKVIKNKILVMSSKGGVGKSTVSSLLSYGFSKRNNNTTKVSVLDVDICGPSIPKLMGVDKLQIINSEYGWIPPKVQQANHDIKVMSVGFLLGTPDAPVIWKGPRKTTMIRRFLKDTFWGKQDYLIIDTPPGTSDEHLSIINSLKSCNPDGAVLVTTPQDLSCDTVKKEISLCRQLNVPIIGIIENLSGFVCPCCDEVTEIFKSDGGKKLAEQFNIPFLGKIPIDTNLGKSAENGVCSICDHPNTPGTLAIHSIIDKIDQIIIENKKKL